Sequence from the Zeugodacus cucurbitae isolate PBARC_wt_2022May chromosome 5, idZeuCucr1.2, whole genome shotgun sequence genome:
CTGAATAGAACTGTATCCCATAGACTATTATCTCCAAACAAAAAAGGGCTATTAATCAAATAGTTTGAATAAAttcatgtacatatttttttaatgttaggTCCGACTTTAACTTCACATTTATTTCACAGGACACTGAGAGTTTTATTTACCGTTGTGACGAGATGGAGAAGGTATGGATACAGTGTGGTGTATTAAAATTTCCTAAACGATCCCCAAGTCTGGTGTACTCAGATAAACACCTAATATCTCTAGGCGGGTTTTCGGATGATGAAACGCCTTCAAATGGTGTATTCGCTTACAGTTTGCAGACTGAAGAATGGAAAACTCTGAAGCCGATGAGTGTTCCACGAGTTGATCTTTGTGTTGTGATAGTCAACAAATTCATTTACGTACTAGGTGAGAGTGGCTCAAATCCATGTGTTGCGCTCAAAACTGCAGAGAAGTAAGTGATTTCCAATATTATGTGTACTTTATAAGAAATATGCGTTGCAATAGATTTAATCATTGCACTCGACAATGGATTTCACTACCCGATATGTTTATGGCTCGAAGTCAAGCCACCGCCGTGGCTCTTGACGACCAAATTTATATAATGGGTGGTCTGGCAAGCAATGGAAGGCCATTAAAGTCGGTTGAATGCTTTAACACCATAACTGGGAAGTGGGATAGATGCGGAGACATGATTCAACCACGTTTTGATTTCGGCGTAAGTGTAGTatgacgtacatacatatgtatgcaaatgtggCAGACACTAATGCTACGTATCTTTCTTTGCAGGCAGCCTTTTTTAAAGGTCTATTATATGTAATAGGTTCAGGGAATACAATGCACTCAATGCACTCACTAAGTTGCAGCGTCGAGTGTTACAATCCAAAAACGAATACGTGGTCGCAGgtgcattttcaaaattttatcaaaaaaagagaaataactacatatatactatgtaggCGGCATCAATCAATGTACCACGATATGGAATCTGTGGCATAACTCTAACTGACCGTTTAATGGCCATCGGCGGGACAACCTTAACTGATTTCAAAGGCATTATCGAAGTAtacaaaccgacaaaaaataGTTGGCTTCAAGGGAAGCCCTTGCCGATGGGGGGTAACTATAGGTGTTTTGTAGTGCCATCTAAAGAGCTTACTGAAATTCAGAGTAAACCCAATGAAATAGTCATTGCACCGAAAAGACTTTTACATACGAGTTTACTCCTTTTAATGCGTATGTACTTCTTTATCAGATGGTTGCTGTGTTTGggaaaatgtattatattatggaCGATAAGAAATTAATTGCCAATTGATATGTAATATCCAAATGTAGTGTtttggtaaataattttaaataaactgagGAAATTAAACATATGAATTTTAATGGTTTCCTTATATGTTATAAGTATTTCTAGACATACAATATGGACGActgtagtactagatttcagcaaaagaaaattaatcaagatacttggctgtcccctgatcgataAACCCAGAAGGGTCATGAATGCCCGACGATTGCAATCTcaatgtactctgcccaattcataaaaagagagaccccacaatatcgcctataaggttctatcgaatgtactgtgtgaaagactaaagctcattcagtgtggctttagactttAAAAGAAAAGGACCGGGCTCTAGGCCGCTATGTCTTTATTtcgtatccccgcaaaactaatacgactgtgtaaACTGatattgagcaacaccaaaagttccgtcaggatcgggaaggactatcaatgtatgtatgtatccctCAGACGGTCCACATTAAAGCTTCAACAATTGACTTTTTTATCTTGGGAAACCAATAGACCAAGTCCAAGTAGGGGCCAAGTAATATAATTCGACCAATTTGACCTCGGCGACGGCGACTCTTTGAGCTAGTGTGGAAGATCGCTCTTTTCGATTTAGCGACATTATTTCTATTCCCGCTAGTAAAATCGCCAGTTGATTTTCCAAATGATATCCAGCGCGAAACTGTTGGGGTAAGCGTCCCAACACTTCCTCCAAACACATTCCAGAATTGGCTGTTTGGTGGGAAGTGAAAGTAATTTTAGCCAGCTATCAACCACTGTACGTGTCTGTTGAAGTATGAGCCAATACCAAAAGATACGATAACGTGGGTTGTTGGCAGCGCATTGCCATgaatttagttaatttatttgatCAGGTAATTTATGTGTGTACCCAAGTCGGGGCAACCACAACGCTacactacacacatacatttgttgGCGGCAGCTTTGTGACGTATGTGGCTGCAATGAACGTTCTGCATTTTTGACATCAACAAGCTATGACGATGATTGTTGTCGAATTATGGAACGTAATGTTGCGTAAGTGAGAGTTGCTAGGGAAAATTGCGTGGTATCTCCATGTACTTTTATTTCAAACAGGTAGGTTATGCAGTGCAGTATTCACTTTATGTAGTAACTCTCAGACCGCAGATTCTCCGTTCAAACAAACACGCAACATAATTTGGTCAACAGTTGAAAGTTCTTGATAAAATGCcgattcaccaagcgttggagaGGAGCGAATTGAACAAACTATATCATTTTAATGAGATAACCGTACACTCTATTGTACGAGTTTAActatttgacttttttgttgcttttatatgtattttttaaagagACTAGCGAGCAGAGAAATGACGAATC
This genomic interval carries:
- the LOC105215199 gene encoding kelch-like ECH-associated protein 1B isoform X2, whose protein sequence is MEKVWIQCGVLKFPKRSPSLVYSDKHLISLGGFSDDETPSNGVFAYSLQTEEWKTLKPMSVPRVDLCVVIVNKFIYVLGESGSNPCVALKTAEKFNHCTRQWISLPDMFMARSQATAVALDDQIYIMGGLASNGRPLKSVECFNTITGKWDRCGDMIQPRFDFGAAFFKGLLYVIGSGNTMHSMHSLSCSVECYNPKTNTWSQVHFQNFIKKREITTYILCRRHQSMYHDMESVA
- the LOC105215199 gene encoding influenza virus NS1A-binding protein homolog A isoform X1, with amino-acid sequence MEKVWIQCGVLKFPKRSPSLVYSDKHLISLGGFSDDETPSNGVFAYSLQTEEWKTLKPMSVPRVDLCVVIVNKFIYVLGESGSNPCVALKTAEKFNHCTRQWISLPDMFMARSQATAVALDDQIYIMGGLASNGRPLKSVECFNTITGKWDRCGDMIQPRFDFGAAFFKGLLYVIGSGNTMHSMHSLSCSVECYNPKTNTWSQAASINVPRYGICGITLTDRLMAIGGTTLTDFKGIIEVYKPTKNSWLQGKPLPMGGNYRCFVVPSKELTEIQSKPNEIVIAPKRLLHTSLLLLMRMYFFIRWLLCLGKCIILWTIRN